One Sphingomonas sabuli genomic region harbors:
- a CDS encoding ferritin-like domain-containing protein yields MSDENVAILNTLLSTTIDSVNGYENSAKELKSEKLREIFRQRADQRQQVVQKLREEVRRLGGDPSDSGSLLGKAHHVWEDLKGAITGHDEKAIINQVESAEDYIKGKYETALENSSGETRQVIETAYQSVREGHDQISQLKHGMETPS; encoded by the coding sequence ATGTCCGACGAAAACGTCGCCATTCTCAACACCCTGCTCTCGACCACCATCGACAGCGTCAACGGCTATGAAAATTCGGCCAAGGAACTGAAGAGCGAGAAGCTGCGCGAAATCTTCCGCCAGCGCGCCGATCAGCGCCAGCAGGTCGTCCAGAAGCTGCGTGAGGAAGTCCGCCGCCTTGGTGGCGATCCGTCGGATTCAGGCTCGCTGCTGGGCAAGGCCCATCACGTCTGGGAAGACCTCAAGGGCGCGATCACCGGCCATGATGAAAAGGCGATCATCAACCAGGTCGAATCCGCCGAGGATTACATCAAGGGCAAATATGAGACCGCGCTCGAGAACAGCAGCGGCGAGACCCGGCAGGTCATCGAAACCGCCTATCAGTCGGTGCGCGAAGGCCACGACCAGATCAGCCAGCTGAAGCACGGCATGGAAACGCCGAGCTAA
- a CDS encoding sensor histidine kinase — translation MKPLQHPLQETTFSDWPLAVKTILGFWLFYALTIVIRAFLGRDPSTVLSNKVLTIAAAIVLSFCIYVALASFARGVSIRRRAIVAILASLGAAAAMAAVLMIADSYQSRPQEEIHLVSAEGYEITELGNATVIKRAGEQPLTVTWPRVAELDQFTQLRISADAAVVWLFFFMAWSAFYLAIRAQTQALTAQRRASEAESAAQVAQLRALRYQVNPHFLFNTLNSLSSLVMTGRNDRAEAMLLALSTFFRSSLSLDPAADITLEQEIDLQRLYLEIEKTRFPDRLKVEIDVPPALQSARLPALILQPIVENAIKYGVSKTRHKILISIVAEEIPDGRMMISVSNRLANSTRDELPASTHEGTGVGLTNVCERLQTRFGDRSECRFGPMDTGGFKVILKMPVQA, via the coding sequence ATGAAGCCGCTTCAGCATCCGCTCCAGGAAACGACCTTTTCCGACTGGCCGCTGGCCGTGAAGACGATCCTCGGCTTCTGGCTATTCTACGCGCTGACGATCGTCATTCGCGCGTTTCTGGGCCGCGATCCGTCCACGGTGCTCAGCAACAAGGTGCTGACCATTGCCGCGGCGATCGTGCTCAGCTTCTGCATCTACGTGGCCCTCGCCTCTTTTGCCCGCGGCGTCAGCATCCGCCGCCGGGCGATCGTTGCGATCCTCGCCTCGCTGGGAGCGGCGGCGGCGATGGCGGCAGTGCTGATGATCGCCGACAGTTACCAGAGCCGCCCGCAGGAGGAGATCCATCTCGTCTCCGCAGAGGGCTATGAGATCACCGAGTTGGGCAACGCCACCGTCATCAAGCGCGCGGGCGAACAGCCGCTGACCGTCACGTGGCCGCGGGTGGCCGAACTCGACCAGTTCACGCAATTGCGCATCTCGGCCGATGCCGCGGTGGTGTGGTTGTTTTTCTTCATGGCGTGGAGCGCTTTCTATCTCGCGATCCGCGCGCAGACCCAGGCGCTGACCGCGCAGCGGCGCGCATCGGAGGCGGAATCGGCCGCGCAAGTCGCCCAGTTGCGGGCGCTGCGTTACCAGGTGAATCCGCACTTCCTATTCAACACGCTCAATTCGCTGTCGTCGCTGGTGATGACCGGCCGCAATGACCGGGCGGAAGCGATGCTGCTGGCGCTATCGACCTTTTTCCGCAGCAGCCTCTCGCTCGACCCGGCGGCCGACATCACGCTGGAACAGGAAATCGACCTGCAGCGGCTCTATCTCGAGATTGAGAAGACTCGCTTCCCCGACCGTCTGAAAGTCGAGATCGACGTTCCGCCGGCCCTGCAGTCGGCTCGTCTGCCAGCCCTGATCCTGCAGCCGATCGTCGAGAACGCGATCAAATATGGCGTCTCCAAAACTCGCCATAAGATATTGATAAGCATCGTCGCCGAGGAGATCCCCGACGGGCGAATGATGATCAGCGTCAGCAACCGACTGGCCAATTCGACCCGGGACGAACTGCCCGCCTCGACGCATGAAGGCACCGGCGTCGGCCTGACCAACGTATGCGAGCGCTTGCAGACGCGCTTCGGCGACCGCAGCGAATGCCGCTTCGGGCCGATGGACACCGGCGGCTTCAAGGTGATCCTCAAGATGCCGGTGCAAGCATGA
- a CDS encoding flavin monoamine oxidase family protein, with the protein MNLTRRHLLHRIGAIGGAGAAYMAMEAMGLAQPTPPEATKFALPPGSGSGRKVVVLGAGIAGLVSTYELQRAGYDVTVLEARDRIGGRVWTIRGGDRIVQFGRAMQRAEFDDGLYLNAGAARIPATHRAILGYARRFGVKLEPFVNQNRSAGWDFAGKVHEERSMAFGIRGQIAELLAKAIDQHALDSVMPKAERDFFRGFLGFYGGLDEKGKFVNLGGSAGFATEGGAYGQSAKDLAPLSIKEILSGPAVGLPLIFDSIPDMQSSMLQPVGGMDRIADAIYQQVKARVRLSTPISAIRRTASGVRIEHASGMTEADYCICTLPLPILKRLPSDFSPAKKAAIAAAPGYQRSVKVAFESPRFWEEQDIYGGLAWTDRKNENVIYPSSDFGSPKGVLVGAYAAGWTNQDNPDAFSALSNDQQFRIVRDSIDALHPGKSALMSKPVTVRWGLTPYSEGVSPNYPGNPGNPNRPDYYPELYKAEGPIVFAGEHLSFQPAWQEGAALSAHAALELVQAMVADRAAA; encoded by the coding sequence ATGAATCTGACACGCCGGCATCTGCTTCACCGTATCGGCGCCATCGGCGGGGCAGGGGCCGCCTACATGGCGATGGAGGCGATGGGCCTGGCCCAGCCGACTCCGCCAGAGGCGACTAAATTCGCCTTGCCCCCGGGAAGCGGTAGCGGACGCAAGGTGGTCGTGCTCGGCGCCGGCATCGCCGGGCTGGTGTCGACCTATGAGCTTCAGCGCGCGGGCTATGACGTCACGGTCCTGGAAGCGCGCGACCGCATTGGCGGGCGCGTGTGGACCATCCGCGGCGGCGACCGCATCGTTCAGTTCGGCCGGGCGATGCAGCGGGCCGAGTTCGACGACGGACTGTACCTCAACGCCGGTGCGGCGCGGATCCCGGCCACGCACCGCGCGATCCTCGGCTATGCGCGCCGCTTCGGCGTGAAGCTGGAGCCGTTCGTCAACCAGAACCGCAGTGCGGGCTGGGACTTTGCCGGCAAGGTGCATGAGGAACGCAGCATGGCGTTCGGCATCCGAGGCCAGATCGCGGAGTTGCTGGCCAAGGCCATCGACCAGCATGCGCTGGACAGCGTGATGCCCAAGGCGGAGCGCGACTTCTTCCGCGGGTTCCTGGGCTTCTACGGCGGGCTCGACGAGAAGGGGAAGTTCGTCAATCTGGGCGGGTCAGCTGGATTCGCCACCGAAGGCGGCGCCTATGGCCAATCGGCCAAGGACCTCGCGCCGCTCTCGATCAAGGAAATCCTGTCCGGCCCGGCGGTCGGGCTGCCACTGATATTCGACTCCATTCCCGACATGCAGTCCAGCATGCTGCAACCGGTCGGCGGTATGGATCGCATCGCCGACGCCATTTATCAGCAGGTGAAGGCTCGGGTCCGGCTCAGCACCCCGATCAGCGCGATCAGGCGAACGGCGTCGGGCGTTAGGATCGAACATGCGTCGGGCATGACCGAAGCCGATTATTGCATCTGCACCCTCCCGCTACCGATCCTCAAGCGGCTGCCCAGCGATTTCTCTCCGGCCAAGAAGGCGGCGATTGCGGCGGCGCCGGGGTACCAGCGCAGCGTCAAGGTCGCGTTCGAATCCCCGCGCTTCTGGGAAGAACAGGACATTTACGGCGGACTGGCCTGGACCGACCGCAAGAACGAGAATGTCATTTATCCGTCCAGCGACTTCGGGTCGCCCAAGGGCGTGCTGGTCGGCGCTTACGCCGCCGGATGGACCAACCAGGACAATCCCGACGCCTTTTCCGCGCTGTCCAACGACCAGCAGTTCCGGATCGTGCGCGATTCCATCGATGCGCTTCACCCCGGCAAGTCCGCGCTGATGAGCAAGCCGGTAACCGTGCGCTGGGGCCTGACGCCCTATTCGGAAGGCGTCAGCCCCAATTACCCCGGCAACCCCGGCAACCCCAACCGGCCCGATTACTACCCGGAGTTGTACAAGGCCGAAGGCCCCATCGTGTTTGCCGGGGAGCATCTGAGTTTCCAGCCGGCGTGGCAGGAAGGCGCGGCACTATCGGCTCACGCCGCGCTTGAACTTGTCCAGGCGATGGTTGCGGACCGCGCCGCCGCCTGA
- a CDS encoding serine hydrolase domain-containing protein, with protein sequence MKAAYRFAIVVIAAAIAIALFAIRPHSDESQAADAGNARAQLAAVSPAARHDVDYALLDARLAKLMERPTMVGLAVGVVENGRITFLKGYGETLAGSGEPVTPETVFRWASVSKGVAATMVTKLAEEGKVELDAPIATYRTTLRLPDGAEHRATVADLLSHRLGIYHNAYDERLESGEDPKLIRQQHATLSLVCQPGTCWNYENVAYDAASEIVEHETGETYQDALARTLFSPLGMDSASATREGIMSAKSWARPHSVGRREVELNDAYYRVPAAGGVNSDIKDLAVWMLAQMGRMPGVISPNVINAMHASIVKTPGERSRLRNFRERLNTAWYGFGWRSYDYAGHHLIGHRGGVNGYRSLILFDPKKKSGVVALWNSNTSQPGGLEFEVMDMVYKLPFRDWLQVDTGSAPGPTPVTEEVNSGNGTAG encoded by the coding sequence TTGAAGGCTGCGTACAGGTTCGCGATCGTCGTCATCGCGGCCGCCATTGCAATCGCGCTGTTCGCGATCAGGCCCCACAGCGATGAAAGCCAGGCGGCGGACGCCGGCAACGCCCGCGCGCAACTGGCGGCGGTCTCTCCCGCAGCGCGTCACGACGTCGATTATGCTTTGCTCGATGCGCGGCTGGCGAAGCTGATGGAGCGCCCGACGATGGTCGGCCTGGCCGTCGGCGTGGTCGAAAACGGCCGCATCACCTTCCTAAAAGGCTATGGCGAAACCCTGGCCGGATCGGGCGAGCCGGTCACGCCCGAGACCGTATTCCGCTGGGCGTCCGTGTCGAAAGGCGTCGCCGCCACCATGGTCACCAAGCTGGCGGAGGAAGGGAAGGTCGAGCTCGACGCGCCGATCGCCACCTATCGCACGACGCTTCGCCTGCCCGACGGCGCGGAGCATCGGGCAACCGTAGCCGACCTGCTGAGCCACCGGCTGGGCATCTATCACAATGCCTATGACGAGCGACTGGAATCGGGCGAGGATCCGAAGCTGATCCGCCAGCAGCATGCGACGCTGTCGCTCGTATGCCAGCCCGGCACCTGCTGGAATTACGAGAATGTCGCCTATGACGCGGCATCGGAAATCGTCGAGCACGAGACCGGCGAAACCTATCAGGACGCACTCGCCCGGACCCTGTTTTCGCCATTGGGCATGGACAGCGCCAGCGCCACTCGGGAAGGCATTATGAGCGCCAAGAGCTGGGCCCGGCCCCACAGTGTCGGCCGCCGCGAAGTCGAGCTCAACGACGCGTATTACCGTGTTCCGGCCGCGGGCGGGGTCAACAGCGACATCAAGGACCTGGCGGTCTGGATGCTGGCGCAGATGGGCCGGATGCCCGGCGTCATCTCCCCCAACGTCATCAACGCGATGCATGCGTCGATCGTGAAGACGCCCGGCGAGCGGTCGCGCCTGCGCAACTTCCGCGAACGGCTCAATACGGCCTGGTACGGTTTTGGTTGGCGCAGTTACGATTACGCGGGTCACCACCTCATCGGCCACCGCGGCGGCGTCAACGGCTACCGCTCGCTGATCCTGTTCGATCCGAAAAAGAAAAGCGGCGTGGTCGCCTTGTGGAACAGCAACACAAGCCAGCCCGGCGGCCTGGAGTTCGAGGTCATGGACATGGTCTACAAGCTGCCGTTCCGCGACTGGCTGCAAGTCGACACGGGCAGCGCGCCCGGACCGACACCGGTGACCGAGGAAGTGAATAGCGGCAACGGCACCGCGGGATAG
- a CDS encoding LytR/AlgR family response regulator transcription factor, producing MTENLRILIADDEPLAAERLQLLLARLNGATLVGTASDGESAITMAEALKPDVLLLDIAMPGADGIEVARSLASHDPTPAVVFVTAFDQFAVAAFEVAAVDYLMKPVDPDRLQHALDRARHFLEHRTARAEQPAGTSPWIEEFWASDMTGLVRIAARDIDRVSAERDYMRLHVGRRSWLIHHSMAALEEGLDPALFVRLHRSAIVRKDTISGFSRNPSGRWIARLADGTEQPVGRLYSDRVRAIAGR from the coding sequence ATGACCGAAAACCTGCGGATCCTCATTGCCGACGACGAGCCGCTCGCGGCCGAGCGGCTGCAGTTGCTGCTCGCCCGGCTGAACGGCGCCACCCTGGTCGGCACTGCGAGCGACGGCGAATCCGCAATCACCATGGCGGAGGCGCTCAAGCCCGACGTCTTGCTGCTAGATATCGCCATGCCCGGCGCCGACGGGATCGAAGTCGCGCGTTCGCTTGCCAGTCACGACCCGACACCGGCGGTCGTTTTCGTTACCGCCTTCGACCAGTTCGCCGTCGCCGCGTTCGAGGTGGCAGCGGTCGATTATCTCATGAAGCCGGTCGATCCCGACCGCCTGCAGCACGCGCTCGACCGCGCGCGTCACTTCCTCGAGCACCGCACCGCCCGCGCCGAGCAGCCGGCCGGGACATCGCCGTGGATCGAGGAATTCTGGGCGTCGGACATGACCGGTCTGGTACGCATCGCTGCGCGCGATATCGACCGGGTGTCGGCCGAGCGCGACTATATGCGGCTTCACGTCGGTCGCCGGAGCTGGCTTATCCACCACTCCATGGCGGCCCTGGAAGAAGGGCTGGACCCGGCCCTGTTTGTCCGGCTTCACCGCTCCGCCATCGTCCGCAAGGACACGATCAGCGGCTTCAGCCGCAACCCGTCAGGCCGCTGGATCGCCCGTCTTGCCGACGGCACCGAACAACCGGTCGGACGGCTCTATTCCGACCGTGTCCGGGCGATCGCGGGGCGTTAG
- the accD gene encoding acetyl-CoA carboxylase, carboxyltransferase subunit beta, which yields MSWLSRVKSGIPFLPKKQTADTLWHKCAKCGTMIFLKEWEDNLRVCPRCDFHDRIGPKQRFDYIFDDARYEKLTPPEVREDPLKFRDTKRYTDRLKDARSKTGDRDALINARGAIGGHKVVVGVQNFAFMGGSMGVAVGTAFVEGARAAIADKVPYIIFTASGGARMQEAVLSLMQLPRTTVAINELREAGLPYIVVLTDPTTGGVTASYAMLGDIQIAEPGALIGFAGQRVIEQTIREKLPEGFQRAEYLLQHGMIDMVVPRGELTGTLSRLIAFLMPEKKAA from the coding sequence ATGAGCTGGCTCAGCCGAGTGAAGAGCGGGATTCCCTTCCTGCCGAAGAAGCAGACCGCCGACACCTTGTGGCACAAGTGCGCCAAGTGCGGGACGATGATCTTCCTCAAGGAATGGGAAGACAATCTGCGCGTCTGTCCACGGTGCGATTTCCACGACCGCATCGGGCCCAAGCAGCGTTTCGACTATATTTTCGACGATGCCCGCTATGAAAAACTGACCCCGCCGGAAGTCCGCGAGGATCCGCTCAAGTTCCGCGATACCAAGCGCTACACCGACCGCCTGAAGGACGCGCGGTCCAAAACCGGCGACCGCGACGCCCTGATCAACGCGCGCGGCGCCATCGGCGGGCACAAGGTCGTCGTCGGCGTACAGAATTTCGCCTTCATGGGCGGTTCGATGGGCGTTGCCGTCGGCACCGCCTTCGTCGAGGGCGCGCGCGCGGCGATCGCGGACAAGGTCCCCTATATCATCTTCACCGCGTCCGGCGGCGCTCGCATGCAGGAAGCGGTATTGTCGCTGATGCAGCTGCCGCGGACTACGGTCGCTATCAACGAGCTGCGCGAGGCCGGGCTGCCCTACATCGTCGTCTTGACCGACCCGACCACGGGCGGGGTAACCGCGTCCTATGCGATGCTCGGCGACATCCAGATCGCCGAGCCCGGCGCCTTGATCGGCTTCGCCGGCCAGCGAGTGATTGAACAGACCATTCGCGAAAAGCTGCCCGAAGGCTTCCAGCGCGCCGAATATCTGCTCCAGCACGGGATGATCGACATGGTTGTCCCGCGCGGCGAACTGACCGGAACGTTGTCCCGGCTCATCGCCTTCCTGATGCCGGAGAAAAAGGCCGCCTGA
- the pyrF gene encoding orotidine-5'-phosphate decarboxylase, producing MNPIFVAIDTPDLDRARTLARDVGSHAGGVKLGLEFFCANGPEGVRDIAAIGAPLFLDVKLHDIPNTVAKAIQALAPLQPAIVTVHAAGGRAMLEAAKTAAPPATKVVAVTVLTSLDASDLAAAGVGGSPAEQVERLARLARDSGVDGLVCSGAEVASARAAWSDGFFVVPGVRPEGSDVGDQKRVVTPRQALESGASVLVIGRPITGAEDPAKALQAIAATL from the coding sequence GTGAACCCGATTTTCGTCGCCATCGATACGCCGGACCTCGACCGCGCCCGCACCCTCGCCCGGGACGTCGGCAGCCATGCCGGCGGCGTGAAGCTGGGCCTCGAATTCTTCTGCGCCAACGGGCCGGAAGGTGTGCGCGATATCGCCGCCATCGGCGCCCCGCTGTTCCTCGACGTCAAGCTCCACGACATTCCCAACACCGTCGCCAAGGCGATACAGGCCTTGGCGCCGCTGCAGCCGGCGATCGTCACCGTCCATGCCGCTGGCGGCCGCGCGATGCTGGAAGCCGCCAAGACAGCGGCACCGCCCGCGACCAAGGTTGTCGCCGTCACCGTCCTGACCAGCCTGGATGCCAGCGACCTTGCCGCGGCCGGCGTCGGCGGATCGCCCGCCGAGCAGGTCGAACGGCTGGCGCGGCTGGCGCGGGACTCCGGCGTCGACGGACTGGTCTGCTCCGGCGCGGAAGTAGCTTCAGCGCGGGCCGCGTGGAGCGATGGCTTCTTCGTCGTTCCCGGAGTCCGGCCCGAAGGCAGCGACGTCGGCGACCAGAAGCGCGTGGTGACTCCGCGGCAGGCGTTGGAGTCGGGCGCTTCGGTGCTGGTCATCGGACGGCCGATCACCGGCGCCGAAGATCCGGCCAAGGCGCTGCAGGCCATCGCCGCGACCCTGTGA